The following are encoded in a window of Bacteroidales bacterium genomic DNA:
- a CDS encoding DUF3843 family protein produces MKKRIYIKEWLELKPYEKQTVTDSYYLKLCNTVKHAITTNKQLFVLQMYLEKKDIDYLACFLTSYFEDIISKTNIWNAFVITHQRLYKKQLPFYILDEYYEEEINPQDISFLIWYYLNTVQEEKFIAPFNDFIVETAEKVMDVFDEAWDYAPENEYLKSFYQIAENETDFYISRNLIDTILFKSYLFYPDTLLKLREQELKIIENSGDEENIMMFLNDNRDNTLHKNSTRLLSLKGKEWAAEILGNKHPLSSDFLNMSQRIIGYFLYKGQDDYDIFLEHIASGKEFKLTKKSFDHSGTLKDVDIILFMGIVQWKDEWWFSGVFFQQSFNPDLILDEKNSLESRVAVNFLDHQRKETDEMLEMQFTAFKDFNNGSQIAFLPSEKIEDFYKAYIEFFNNSLQLSEKEIKEAKQRAKKDGFFGTNDEHKDFSEVSETGLAFFNPKSGSEIALAVNSAFPLPANPYFIEENSEEHIKRLLMDESMSTELAMYCINNCKTKLPFFNKGIGKMYLDDIDFLLRFWKKDNYHAKPSITYTGQNEKASR; encoded by the coding sequence ATGAAGAAAAGAATATATATAAAAGAGTGGCTAGAATTAAAACCATACGAAAAACAAACAGTAACAGACAGTTATTATCTTAAACTCTGTAACACTGTTAAACACGCTATTACAACCAATAAGCAGTTGTTTGTCTTACAAATGTATTTAGAAAAAAAAGATATTGACTATTTAGCGTGCTTTTTAACTTCATATTTTGAAGATATAATATCAAAAACCAATATTTGGAACGCTTTTGTTATAACTCACCAACGATTGTACAAAAAGCAACTTCCGTTTTACATATTAGATGAGTACTACGAAGAAGAAATTAACCCTCAGGACATAAGTTTTCTAATTTGGTATTATCTCAACACAGTACAAGAAGAAAAATTTATTGCTCCTTTTAACGATTTTATTGTTGAAACAGCAGAAAAAGTGATGGACGTTTTTGATGAAGCTTGGGATTATGCTCCAGAAAATGAGTACCTGAAATCGTTTTATCAAATAGCTGAAAATGAAACCGATTTTTATATTTCCCGCAATCTGATTGATACAATCCTATTTAAATCTTATCTATTTTATCCTGATACTTTGCTAAAATTAAGAGAACAGGAACTAAAAATAATAGAAAACAGTGGGGATGAAGAAAACATAATGATGTTTTTAAACGATAACAGGGATAATACTTTACATAAAAATAGTACTCGATTGCTTAGCCTAAAAGGTAAAGAATGGGCTGCTGAAATATTAGGCAACAAACATCCACTGAGTTCTGACTTTTTAAATATGTCGCAAAGGATAATAGGCTATTTCTTATACAAAGGGCAAGATGATTATGACATATTTCTAGAGCATATTGCATCAGGAAAAGAATTTAAATTGACCAAGAAATCTTTTGATCATTCAGGCACTTTAAAAGACGTGGATATTATACTATTTATGGGAATTGTTCAATGGAAAGATGAATGGTGGTTTTCGGGGGTGTTTTTTCAACAGTCATTTAATCCAGATTTAATTTTAGATGAGAAAAACTCATTAGAAAGTCGAGTAGCGGTTAACTTTTTAGACCATCAAAGAAAAGAAACGGATGAAATGCTTGAAATGCAATTTACAGCTTTTAAAGACTTTAATAACGGCTCACAAATAGCGTTTCTCCCATCAGAAAAAATTGAAGATTTTTACAAAGCATATATAGAGTTTTTTAATAATTCTTTACAACTTTCAGAAAAGGAAATAAAAGAAGCTAAACAAAGAGCAAAAAAAGATGGATTTTTTGGCACAAATGATGAACATAAAGATTTTTCCGAAGTGTCAGAAACAGGCTTAGCATTTTTTAACCCTAAAAGTGGAAGTGAAATTGCATTAGCTGTTAATTCAGCGTTTCCTTTGCCAGCTAATCCCTACTTTATTGAAGAAAATAGCGAAGAACATATTAAGCGTCTATTAATGGACGAAAGTATGTCAACAGAATTGGCAATGTATTGTATTAATAATTGCAAAACTAAATTGCCTTTTTTTAATAAAGGAATTGGAAAAATGTATTTAGACGATATTGACTTTTTACTTCGATTTTGGAAAAAAGATAATTATCACGCAAAACCGTCAATAACCTATACAGGACAAAATGAGAAAGCCAGCAGGTAA